The following coding sequences lie in one Lysobacterales bacterium genomic window:
- a CDS encoding type II toxin-antitoxin system VapC family toxin encodes MILLDTNVISEPLLPAPDPRAIAWIDAQPVQTLFLSAITVAELRVGIASLPAGKRRDALRERIETRVLPLFTGRVLAFDLAATAPYAELLAKARSKGQVIGQADAYIAAIALAHGMSVATRDTKPFKLAGALVVDPWN; translated from the coding sequence ATGATCCTTCTCGACACGAATGTGATCTCCGAACCGCTGCTGCCCGCGCCGGACCCCAGGGCAATCGCGTGGATCGATGCTCAGCCGGTCCAGACCTTGTTTCTCTCGGCCATCACCGTGGCGGAGCTGCGTGTCGGCATCGCGTCCCTTCCGGCCGGAAAACGTCGCGACGCGCTGCGCGAACGGATCGAAACCCGTGTACTGCCGCTGTTCACCGGCCGCGTGCTGGCCTTCGATCTGGCGGCGACCGCGCCCTATGCCGAACTCCTGGCGAAGGCCCGGTCGAAGGGCCAGGTGATTGGTCAGGCAGACGCCTACATCGCTGCGATCGCGCTGGCGCACGGCATGTCCGTGGCCACACGTGACACCAAGCCATTCAAGCTGGCGGGCGCGCTCGTGGTCGATCCCTGGAACTAG
- a CDS encoding Arc family DNA-binding protein, whose product MAALTVRNLPDEVHRALRMRAAAHGRSTEAEVRAILEDSVNPAGGLKLGSLLHDIARKARLTDVEVDRITQRDRSPPRHVSLD is encoded by the coding sequence ATGGCCGCCCTGACCGTACGCAATCTGCCCGACGAAGTGCATCGCGCCTTGCGCATGCGTGCCGCAGCACACGGCCGCAGCACCGAGGCCGAGGTGCGAGCCATTCTCGAAGACAGCGTGAATCCCGCAGGCGGCCTCAAGCTGGGTTCGCTGCTGCACGACATCGCGCGCAAGGCCAGGCTCACCGACGTCGAGGTCGATCGGATCACGCAGCGGGATCGGTCACCGCCGCGCCACGTCAGCCTCGACTGA